In the genome of Danaus plexippus chromosome 18 unlocalized genomic scaffold, MEX_DaPlex mxdp_20, whole genome shotgun sequence, the window atatctatataacGCAAAGAATGAGAACCCGCATTCTATAACGAGTCCATATTGTAAGCAATTAATTGGTCCCTTCTTTACTACTGGCAAGTTGTTAACTCGCAACAGCTAACTCTCCAAgtcttacataaaatatttttttctgttggGAAAGAGAACGTGCCGAGAGTGTGGCCGGTCGGACATTATTTCTCATGCAGCGTTTCGCAATGCGCGGGCGCAGCCGTGAAGAAATAGCGTCAGTATCAGCGACGTTGTCACACTGAcacgtgtgcgtgtgtgcgtgcggGCGTATGTGTGCGTGACGTCGAATACTTTCACCATACTTTCGTCGCTGCGCTAAAAAAAACTGCTATTAGACGTCTTTTAATACATGCGATGCAACTTGCATCTATGAGTCGTGTTGTATACGACTTGTGATCAATGTGTGGATGAATAATAATGAGGATTGCTTTGTATTATCAATTCTGACAGCGCGATATCGAATAGGTTCTGTTTGAATAATCTATTCTGTCTGttcgttaatatataattgaagtaCAGTCTATTACAATACCGGCCGTGACTGCATgcactaattttatattctttcaaCATCGACCCGCCTTATTCCTCCAAAACGCGATACAAGTAAAGTCCATTCGCTTCTATGGCGCCTGTCTAATTAAGCTCTGTCATAGACTCTGCGAAGGCTCTATTACGAGCCGACTCCGAACTTAGAGCGGACTATAACACATTTGATATTCAACTGAAGTGAGGGATCAGGGGAGAGTGGATCCTATGCGGGGGTAGTAAGGTCGATATTGTAAGGGTGGAGTTTAATTTCGCTCAGTGTGACAATTACGGCGATGCGGCCCGCCCTCGCGCCGCCGCAATCGATAGGCCTAGCGCGGGGTTGGACGAGATAGGGGTGAGGCGGGAGGGGAGCTCTGCGGCGGCGGGGAAGGAGGAGGTCATTACTTACGCAAAGCAATGGCATGAGCACTTGCTACAGCATTGTCAATCAGATCAGCTCCTCGACCGGTCCCTCTGATCCAAACAGACCGTACTATTGATTTTTCCATCAACGATAATCGGAGTCGCTCCTAAACGAACgtaactgaaaattttaatacaaaagttaCAATGAGCTCTAACAAAGCTCGGCAACTTTTTAAGGGTACGGCTTAACGAATTGGCAATGGGTTAAGGGTGTATAACTGAATTCGGGGTTGCTCTTTGTGTGCCCCCTCGAGAATAGTCCCTTTAAAACTCGGAAAGAGACGTTACTAGCGTGATAATACACACGTATTATATAACGTagattcttaaattataaactagaaATAGAACACAAATTCCTTAAGGTCCAACTGATTGAGAGAAATAATGCGATGGTTCCAGTCTAGCGACAATGTCATTCGACTAAGCCGAGTTCATGAAAAAGCGTCGCGTCAGTTTGAGCTTGAGATAAGTTTACGCGGGAAAAGTCATTCCCGCGCTTTGTTACCAACGAGTTTTCTCAGGGGTGGGGGTAGTATATAACAGCCTCCACCCCAGTCGAGAGGAACATTATGTATTAGGATCGGATGAGCTCAGTTCTCAGCGCTGGCGTTCGTGGGTACACGTCTAAGAGCTTACAAATTCTCATTATGCTTTGAGCAActaaaatgttcaaaaatgTTCTGTTTACAgccaaaattataattatcttcagtatcaaattaataaaaaagattatattattgataaaattatgagTCATTtccagtaaatataaatacatactttattAGAATTCATAGACAGTAGACATTCCCAAATTTATTTTCGTCTGTTTTGAGTacctaaaatattgtaaaatattattacatataattaagacTCAAGATATAtaaacgaatataaaatataaattataataaaacattaaaataaagcaattgATGTCTGTGTCTCAACTATCAGCTGTTATCATTTCTTATCATGACTCAAGGTGACGGTACCTGTAATGTAAATCGCCATTACGAATAAAtgccacagattatatatatgtaatacacTTTTAGTatagtatcaaataaaatacttgtcCGAAActacatattaaaatcatcaaaCCTCAttctaagtaaataaattgattaattattttccgcgattatataattaattagtttttctgTGCAATTTGTTATGCTACAGATTATAAGTCACACTTAAGATATATTAACAtcaaaaacacattaaatgaATCACACAACACAGCCCTTATCGTCCACAACTGACATTGATCTCTATAACACATCTAATCTGAGATATCATTTTCAATTCGCGGAGTGTAAAAACGCGCCAGTAATGTACATCAGCGAAGGCCACGTGCTCGGTTGACGTTAACAAAGTTTTCCGTTGCGGAGAAAACTTTGTGACATGTGAGTAGTAGATACTTACAATATGTGCCCCTCCCTGACACAAGAACCCCACACCCCTCGCATCCGCCGAGGTGACTCAGCGGCGCCCTCGCACGACGTCGCCCCGTCTGCCcccatacaaaatttataccgACCCTCTTCCCAAGAATATTAGAACCCCAACCTGACGAATTCGACGTCTACTGCTCGGGGATAAAATCCATTTTACCGCGCAGCCAGACGGTGAGACAAAGGAGCGCTAGCAATTCCGCCAAAAACAAACCCTAACTCCTGAGGGATATAGTTTGTAATTTATGGTGCGAGTTGAGTCACGTGCTGCAAAACGCTGTGATGACATCGCTGGCTTGGACGTCGCATAACTCCAGTTGAAATGTTGCTTTCTATTCTTCAGAATAACCtcggatttaaattttataataacgcttaaaacaaaatatatattaaagaaatgtagcatatatatgtacattgtacatatattttatataataagataagttaataaataaaaaatcgataGAACTGATATGTGAGTGCGAGCAATGCTGGAGTTAGTTCCATTCCTGTAGCACGATGTTCCTTGTCTCGAGAGCGTATGCTCTCACATCTCCTTAAATCGTCCTTCGCCACAGCCCCCTTAATTCTCCCAGCCTGCCGCTGTAGGGTGGTCTCTCTTGTTAAGCGGAGTATCTCCCCCTTATTTATGCCCGACTCGTGGTGGCGGGCGGAGGGCGAAGCCCGGGGGCGCTCTATCGACGTTCATTCGTATCTATGTACTGGTGAATTAAGAGCGAGTCGGCtttcattttactttaaagCTTCCACGCTCGTGTGCTCGCTCTCCTTTCAGCCAAATGACTACGTCGTCGCAAAATTCGATTTTAACCCCCGGCGATACGGTCGCGAACTCCGACCAAGTTTTATTCGCCTTCAGTGTTTTATAACTTCAGAGGGGTGATAAGGAGGGAGGGTTTTGTGAGTGGAAGGACTTTTTTTTTGACGtacgttttttatgttttattcgtttaggGTTCGCTAAGATAACGATGTCATGCTGAGGGTGAAAAGTGCGCTTCGAGGGATATATTCAGGAGCTGGTGCATAcgaatgcaataaaaaaaatgtgcttGCAATCTTTCAGATGTATTTTGTACCATCCACTCAAGTATACGTagctaatttttataaactagtCTTGGTTCGATTCAGCGTCCCAGAGACTAACTGTATATACatccattatattatattgtttgtacCGTTGAACGGGTACAGTGGGTGGTTAAGTGTACGCACAGCGTCTTCAGAGAAAGTGAAATTTAGCACAAGTTCGAGAAATACAACTGTACGCGTCCACCCACCCTTTGAGGAGTCGTCTTCGAGGGGTGGTTGTCGGCAAACTCGGCTTATAACAATTAAGTTTATTCGCTTTCCCGTTTTCTACTTTGTCTAAGTGAGGAACATTTGGGATGTGCTTATACTTCCACTCACCTTagatttgaaatgtttttttttttgttttcacatCGGACACGAAAAGAAACTTAAATGCACCTATGATTTGATGTATAATCTTTGATGAAAAATCAAGCGAGTAAGTACTCTACGGTTGAACGACCTTTGTTAAGGTGTCGCTTTCGGGCAGGTTATTTAGTGCGGGGTGTTCGGTTGGCGGGTGGTAGGTGGCGGGGCGGTCGGCCGGGTCGCCGGGCAACGCAACTGGGTCACTCCGGGCCACCACCGCCCACCAATTATATACACGCTCGTTACCGGACACGCGTTTTTCAATCACATCCATATTTAATTGGGCATCACGGCTGGAATATGTATAGTCCCGTTTCATtggaaactttatttaaattgctgTGTCACCTTTCAAAATTATCACAacgttatgttataaatattggcaaacatttaatagttaattaataacgaatttattataaatatgccCTGTGTCAGGAATCAGGATCGTGGTGCTAGCGATTATTGTTAGTGACTTTGGTATAGAGAAATTAGGCAAAGGCGGGTAGTAAGTCTTGGGGAACTCCTTACAAGACATAAAGCCCTAACTTGTTGCATGGATGCACCGCGGAGGGTGCGGGTGGTTGGGCTGCGCGGTCGCGGGGGTTCGCGCGGCAGGGGCCGGGGGAGGGGAGGGTCGTCTTCATAGTGAATGAGCGCGAGATGTCGTGGCCGGCGAGTATGGAGATGCCGCCATTGATAACCGTGACCTCGCCCTTATCGTGGACCCACGTCGATCATTCGCATGTATACTGTACATGTCGCATATTTTGTGTCGATCACCTGTTAGTGTCACACGCACTACGAGTTTGTACTAAGCATTACGATGCAATCGAGTcatattcaaagaaatattgcCTTCATCTTcccttttaatgtaaaaaaacgaAGTATATTCTCTAGAGGTCCTTCTAACGATTGCCTTATGATGTAgtggaatatattaaatcccGTGAAGCGACCTACATTTGCGCGATAACAGTACTAGAGTGACGGTTACAATGTACTCACAATACACTACAAAGCGATAAAAAGCCGAGATGGCCGCATAAAGTGCAACCTTGACATTGGCCGGTTGGAAGTCCTCAAATCGATCGTCTCTATCTAAACAAAAGCATCTCTGGTTACCGACAATAATAGTGTCGGGACGATGAATGAACACATTAGCCGAGGCGCGGGCGGCGTCATTACGTGCCCCCATTAATCACTGCAACAATCGGCCGATATCTCGCTATTTACAAACGCGGGAGCACGTGTATCGCGTACTACGAACCACGCCGAGTGTATTGACCCATTTAGATAGCTCGACCTTCGCGCGGCCATTGTGAgcgaaaaacataaaaataagttttattgcgGTCGCATTACGCGTCGGCCCGTCCGTCACAACGCCACAACGCCTCTCCGAACGACAGCTGATCGCTacgtgacatttttattttattctctcCCTTCCGGGGCCGGGGCTTCTCGGCGGTACGTGCCAGTGACGTCATCACCCGCGTGCCAGTGACGTCATTATCTGCCCGCCGTCTGATTTATTGTCTTAAAGATCACAGCGAACTCCGACCGCTGGATTGGAGTGATTTATGCATCAGGCGCGCACTTCATCTTGTAACGTCACTGTTAAAAGATGAACGCGGCCGTCTCGATTCAGTCTAGTTTGATATCTGAATTAAATGGGCTCCTTCATACTTcatcatagttttatttaaatttcttattttcttacaCATTAGTTATGAGTAACTCAAAACATTTCCTAACAGTATGAACCTTAGTGGATGTTTTTTCTGACAACATCGCTGTACGTTTCGCTCGGACTGTATATAcgggtatatatataatgaaacgtgTGTCAAGTGGTAGATCCACATTCCTCATTCACCGCTGTTAAAGGAAGTTTAAGTGCTCACAAAAACTCCAATTTTCCCTTTCAATGCATCAAGTGTTAAGACGTGCATCACAACAAACAGGGCCACGTTACGTCGACTGTAAACAATGCGTTTCGGGAATTCCCTTGCTTTTTATGCGGGAACACATTCCTTAGGGATaccgtttgtttgtttaaatggcattcatttttttaacgtcACCTTGAAAATTCGTCCGTAACTCACGTGACAGACACACATTCATATAAGCTTGAACAAACGTTCaatgcatatatattaatatatattatacgttaTACTTCTACTCTAAAAATCATACATAGatgcttatataaaataatgggataatacgtttttttttttaatttaaataatagtttatttaaacataatttaattccaCCTGCAAACATGTGCAATTGAtgataatcaatataaataatataagagatTATTTGTAAACGGTACAGTGGTGATATAAAAAGCTCTGTGAAGTCGAAGCTGCGCCAGCTAAGAGAACAGGATGTCGGACTGGTTGACGCACACAGGCGTACGCGCACACACATTCACATACACACAGGCCATGCACGCACACATCGACCAACGGCCTCGCCAGTCGCCGCTCACGGAAATGTGCGTGCCAGAGACTGCCTTGGCGCTCTCCGAATAAACCCAAAATATATTCTCGCTAAGGAAAGAACGAAAATCAAATACTAGAATAAGCAGACTCTGATgatgaataaaaagaaataatttaaggttATAGAATATAGTCgatatgaacaaaaataattgattaacgTTCAAACAATGAACATAACGGTGTGAGAGGGCCGGGCTGGTATCTAATCTCCGATCACCGATCACCTGTAAACGAGAGCCAGCTCCATGAATGGAACCCTGTACCCCATCACGTGCGTCTTACACCGGGAGGAATGTTAATCGCAAATCGGTCATTCAATGGACTACAATTCGATATCGCAAATTAACTCTTCACGCTTTAGAAGCTCATGAatgaacaacaaaaaatactacatAAGGCATTCGTAGtcgtttttatattgtactattaaaaatacatcgaACAGGCTTCGAAGTTTCTATACTGCCACGCGagcgtaatattttttcatataaagaaaCTCTCGCAATACAACTCGAATAAAAGtacctatataataaatatgttctttataatgataaattgaATTTGCATTTTCTCTTTCTGTAGCTTCATAATGAAGAGCGGTGCCGGTCGCTCTCTGCCCCATTTTATAGTTAACTATAACATAGCGTTCGTCGAAGCGTAGGTTGCTGTAGCGTTAGATACACTCGGACGGCCGCTACGCGATGTTATTATACTCTACAGCTGTGTGCGTTCGTTCACGTGCACCTCACACACACAGACGCAGCTCCGTGCTCCCCCCTCCGCCCTCCTGCCGTCAGCCCCTCAGTCGACCCGGTCTCCCCGCTGCCCCGCGCTTCACCCCCGCGCAGACCCTCGCTCGCTCGACAACGATATGGCTTAGCGCGTTGTGAGGCAATGCCGTGCCGCCATCTATTCGCTTTTTCCAATGCCATAGAAAGTTCGTTCGACTCGCCAGTCGCCCCACCGATCGAACTTTTCTGCCTTCTGACCCCTACATCGTCGCTTGCTTCGACACCCTCGTTTTACACTCTCATGATATGCTCGGTACACTTCTGGATCTCTTTCATATGTCGAAGTATTCTCATCCGCTCCCGGCATGCTTATAAAATACCTAATAGTCATTCGGCGTCGGTGATAAAATGAACGTCGGACGTTTCCCAGTTTCGAGCGAACAGAACGAGCGACGCGACGCGCATCAGAAAAAGAACTTTACGACAAGATTAGAAAGAGCGTTCGGAGCGGCAACGTCGCACGGCCACGTTCCAAGCTGCGGAGCGGCAACGCGAAGCGGCAACGTcatatactaaatttattttcatgagCGCCAGCGCTGGCGACGGCACCGCTATATTGAATACTATCAGAATTCTCTTCCATAAACACGCTCCGTGTTTCTCTGCGGCGAGCACACGGGCAACCTCAAAAACGTTTGAAATGTATCAGCGAAGGGTTCGCCACGCGCTGTGTTCGTTCGCAGCGAACAATGGATGTCGGAACGGTTCATTTTCCTCGCAGCGATAAACGGGTGACGCAAAATGATTATTTGCAGCGTTGCGATGAGTGTCCGCGCTGACTCAAGCCGCGTCGCCCTCTGTTTGTGAGCTCGATTCTCATTGCACACTATCTTTAACGACGAATGCAACGTCTTGAAATATTTCCACCGGTCCTATGTGGCCATTTGGACTTATAATAAGTATGATAGGAATGGCCTACATTCTTTAAGAGTTAGTTAagatattctaatatttactGTACTCATATGACTATACATGTTGAATGTAAAGGAGCTCAGTAGAGTTGTTTATAATCGTGTGCCGCCTAATTGTGACGGCAGGTGCAGTGGCATCTGCTACGGTCTAGTTGATCTTTTTTTCAAGTGAAGTCCCGTTGGATTACCTTCGCAAAAGGCAGTATTTTCTCACCCCCATGTTTGACCGCGCGATGTTTAACAATCATATTAGTAAAGGGCTGGCATCTGAAACGTTATGGAGTGCCAGctgttattaagaaaaaacatcAGCATTATTCTCGATAAATATAACTccgtaatattttaagaaaaacagAAGATaatttgctatattttttccttcttCAGTGTTTCAGCACTCAACCCCAAAATTTCCTTCGAGAAACTTTTGTTAATTGACGACGTTACAATCTTTTGTATTTCATACAATTCCTGTGAAGAATGCGAACATATTGTAGGGGCAAATCCCACAGTCGTGTTTGGGATCACGGTCTCTTTACCTGGCCCGTTCAGTGTGGGGTGGCTCCCCGGGTGCATATTGTGTCCAAAAAAAGAAGGGTCTCACAAAGCGGATCGGGCTCAGGTATCTGGCATTTTTAAAACcgtatctttatattatctgAGGGCGCCAATTTTGTTCTTCTTATTCCTATTCTTCCGTCCTAACATGAGACATGTTCATGTGGTGTTCTTCAGTAGTTCGTTACACGGTCTCCGATAAAACTGTCTCTCGATGACAATCCTTTTGAAGTATATTATACCAATTACTTTTGTCGTACAAATGTTACAAAAGGTTTTTTCAGCTTGTTTCttgtagaatatttaaaatttaagttttccgtgcaaaatatattaacatatgaaATTTTGTGTTGCAGGGCTCGGGCGGCGGGTGCGGCGCCAAACGGCGCGCCGGCTCCCCGTGCGAGGCCGGCGGTAAAGTCGCGCGCTGGGAGGACTCCATAGCTCGGCTGGAGGCGGTGGCCGCGGGCGCGGGCGGCGGAGAGTGCTGGCGGGCCGAGGACGAGGAGAGGCGAGCCTGTCGCCGGAGGTGGTGCGGCGGCTGGTGCGGGGCTCACGACACCATTCGCGCGGAGAACGGCAAGTCCTACCTCGAATTGGGGGGAGCCGCCGCCCGCGCTTGCTGCGACGGCCGCGCCGCCGGCCGCTGCGCCTCCAGGCGCTGCTACCGCGAAAGACGACTCAAGATGATGAACCTGTGCGCGCTCAAGCTTGCGCGCTTCCGCCAGACCGCGGACCCCTCGCTGCGGCGATCCGTGCTGGTCTGCAACACGCTCAGGGGCATCGAAAGGGAGATGGAGCGCGAGAGCGCCGAAGAGACGCCCGCGCCCCCGGAGGCCAGCGGGCCGACGCTCGGATTCGGCGGGGCCGCGAGGTGCGAGCTGCTGGGTGCCAGGGATCCCGCCGCGGGTCGAGCTACGCCCTTTCCCGCGCCACCCGCGCCCGACCGGGACTCCGGGTACGGCGACGAGGAGCAGCGCACCATCGACTGGGGCTCGGTGCTGAGCCTGTCGTCCCGTTCGGCGCTCGATCCCCCGGAGGACGCGTGGCCGGACGACTGGGGCTGGAGCGAGGACAGCTTCGTGCGGTTGCTGGTGCCCACGAGTTAGTGGTCGGCGCGCGGGCAGGACGCGCCCGCGCCGCACTAAGCGCCTGTGATAGCGGGCCGGGGAGGCTCGCGGGCCGCGCCAGCTGAGGCCGGCCGCGCGGTCGGCGAGGGGCTCCGTCCGCGCCGCCCGCGCCTCTCATCTAGTCGGCGCCACGCCGCCACAGTCACTAGTTAGTGTTATGTGATTATTACTGGGAAGGTGCTAGCTTCGGACGACACGCGGGACTTGATCGCGAGCCGAGTTAtttttgatagtttttttttctttaagtgGACGATGACGGAGAGTGGAGTGACTTAGCCGAAGACCTTGTCGCCGTTCGTATGGAGACtcgtgtttaaaaattttgttgaaattattgtgtaattgattaattaaatatatgctatatttattacgttgagagagagagagttgtggggatttaaaattatttctgtcTTGATATTTTCTATCTGATGTATTATCTATGACGGGGCGTGACTGCTGGTGGGTTGTATAAAGTCTAAGCTGTAATCCACTGCCGAGGGCCGGGGCCGGTGCCGGGGCCGGTGCTCGTCGGTGTCATCTTCATAGTCTTCACTGTGTCAGTTTTTTCGTCGCTCGGTTTTCATTGAATTCCTTCGACCGTAGGATCACGTCTCTGACATGGACTCGCGACCTTCGTCAGACTAGTGTGGACAGGTGCCGAATGGTAGCAGCCTTGTAGTGTTAGGTTGCTTTAGCAGAgattatttcgttttaattgtACTTACACGAATGCTGAACTTCATCGGCAGCTTCAGGCGCTGAACGTGGTGTCAATTAACCAGCCTTATCGCCACGCAATACGGAATTCATATCGAATCGTCGTCTTGCGTTCTTCAACTCACATTCAGACGCGATTCAGGTTATCGTGTACACGAAGTTTCGAGACACTTCACCGACGGAATTGTTAGACAACCCGACCCGACGACCGCCATCCGAGACGCCCCATGGAAacgtaaaattaaatgcaatagatcgtttattaaatatatggaaatatataatttttaaatgtattctcTACTAACAGTTAAATGCAGTTCCTAATATGtaatgtgttatattattaaggtattaaacattatttcatctatgtcattttaattttggtgACTCGTCGGATGGCCGTCGTTGCTCGGAGTCCTGTGGAACACGCTCGATGTTATAGCGTATAAGTTAAATCCTTATTTGGATAGATCCGCGTAGAATGCAATGTGATTTGATACATCGGAATAATTTGCTGTCATTCCAATAGCGCACACAACCCGCCCTCTCCAGGGGAGGTGTGAAACCCGGTGACGTCATCGATGGATGCGATGACGTCACTCGTCAACGTTAGGACCCCGCTGGCGATGTCGGGTTGGTTATTCCGCGCGAAATGGGACCCCAAGACTCCAATTACTATCGGTGCTTGTAATTACTCGGCCTTTTCGGGCACGCGGACATTGCGGACAAAATTAACCGATTTGCTAGACGAGCTTAAAGGTTCTGTGCTATCGACATCGAATGTTTAGAATACGTGTGGATCGATTGTTTTTGTGCGTGACGATCACCGACGTAGAGGAGGCCGGAGGTCCCAGGAACGCGGCACGGAGACTGCATGGACCAAACATACCTACCCAGCACGACTTTTAATAGGTTAAAGtacaaatttcaataaaaataagtgcTCCGGCGCATGTTTGTCCACCGTTGTCAATTACTCAAATATATGAATTGTGATTCGGTAGCTAATGAGATAAAAAGAAACGATGTTCTTTAATGtagtgtaaatattatatactgagTTGGGCATTACGGCGCGGTGGCCGCTCCGAGCGCGGCGTTGTACATACAGTTTGTaacattatagttatattgatCGGCGGGCGCTAGCTCTGCCGCGCGGCGTCGCCCGTTCCCGTCTCTAATTAACGACATCTGTTCTGTCCAATACACTCGTACAGATATACAAGTaacataattcattttttttatatatgataggatGTCACAAAACGTTGCCAGTACATTTCTTGAGGATGCCTAGTTAGTTATAATGGATGGGTTTTAAACTCTCTAGTAAGTGGTGCACTGGACGATGGTTCAGTTCAGGACTCTCCTTGTTTCCGAACGGATTTCTTTGCATACTCACCTATCTAGATGTATTTTGTTTCGGTTTCTTGAACTTGTCCGTATGGTTGGTTGTGATGGTTTACTTAAGTAAGTTAGCGAAATATGGGTAAATGATTCTATTTGAAGTTAATATACTTAACACGTTTGTACTAAAACTAGCCTACATCTTTATATACGTGTTGCGGAGCGCCCGCGGTCGagcattttttattgaaatgtacttaaaagttaattaattagacGTGACTacaattaagatttttgttttaagttaaaattacctTGACTGTACCAATTAGAATAATGAAACGCCGGCGCTCGCAACACATATATGATATACTATATGCTTGCAATTATGTACAAAATgacagatataaataaatgataataaaaaaaaaacatttttctacaTTACATAATCTATCCATtgcattaaatgttttttcttgAAATACCTATGTATGTgaagaaaattgtaaatttatatatatgtatcgtGCTCAATATGGGACAGTCGGTGCGAATTCTGATGTTTGTctgtcaaattttaaaatgatgtaCAAATAAGGGGGTATTTAGTGTTGTGAGGGCAGCAATAATAGTGAGCGGCACATCGCCCGTGACGTCACACCGCCCGTGACGTCACAAGCTGCGGACGCTTCATAGAAGGGCCTCGGCGACATACGTAAActtataaacatttctaaGTGTAATTTTCTTAGTGTCTTCATTGCCATTGGTTACCAAAAAAACGAcaggatgtttttttatttgtttgtttgtttgttattaaactttcttgtatattaattatagaagAAAATACTCCCGTTCTAGAaaagaattgtaaaaaaaaaaacaattttgaataaaactgtGTCATACATCGAATAGTTATTTATGCGTTCCTCATGTTAAGAGCTGTTCAAGATTGTTTCTCGTATGTTCTAATGTAAGAtatactgtaatataattattgtttaagatGTTGTGTCGAAAATAACAAGAACAGGAATAATTTTTGTGAAACAATGGCACAAAGaattaacatacatattatatatattatagaaacagGAATGTGTCTATAAgagcaatttttataataaatatttactgttgATGAAACCAGtgactttcatttaaactcgCAATCACACCCGCGGCTTCGGAACGTACGTACGTACGTACGCTCGGAAATTATCTGCGAGCGTAAGTAACGTCGTTGTTTAAAGAATAACACAAAGAGTCAATTAAAATGGTATTCCATATCAAAATACTAACATTTTGATTTACGTCCCTTTCAATCTaagatttataatactttgttaaattatcgtcacaataaaatacattcataaacatcatataattcatataatatttacttattacattaaatacggTATTACGTGCATCTTAGATAGTCAATTGGTATCACCGCTTGCACCCTGGATGCCGTGTAAAGTCCTCTTGTGTTTCCACATATCGCCCGAACGTctgacaaaattattttcattgtaaatcATTTGAATGAGAATCATGACACCAAACAAGCCAAGTAGTGCCATCTATCCATCTCCCTCGTAACTAACAAAAATTAGTACAGtcctttttatgaatttaaactcattattattttttataataaatatagagataCACATGAAATGACAAAGAAGTTTAAATAATCTCTTATGTGATTAGTTGTTAATTCATAGACAAAACAAACGCATACGATTGGGCGTTGAACGTAGAAT includes:
- the LOC116772910 gene encoding uncharacterized protein LOC116772910, with translation MKMWSDFQGSGGGCGAKRRAGSPCEAGGKVARWEDSIARLEAVAAGAGGGECWRAEDEERRACRRRWCGGWCGAHDTIRAENGKSYLELGGAAARACCDGRAAGRCASRRCYRERRLKMMNLCALKLARFRQTADPSLRRSVLVCNTLRGIEREMERESAEETPAPPEASGPTLGFGGAARCELLGARDPAAGRATPFPAPPAPDRDSGYGDEEQRTIDWGSVLSLSSRSALDPPEDAWPDDWGWSEDSFVRLLVPTS